The following proteins come from a genomic window of Platichthys flesus chromosome 1, fPlaFle2.1, whole genome shotgun sequence:
- the pdpr gene encoding pyruvate dehydrogenase phosphatase regulatory subunit, mitochondrial, with translation MCSCVRSSRALSPALLPRLLLPHAGYRLSGRALWTSPHCLAVNGDSQLLPLPSQARVVICGGGIVGTSVAYHLAKLGWTDIVLLEQGRLGAGTTRLCAGIVSVAKPISIEVQMANYSNSLYQQLEGDTGIKTGYVKTGSLCLAQNQDRFISLKRLASRLKVMGISCNIIKPKEVAKLHPLVNIHDLVGALHLPEDAVVSPPEVNHALATAAAGQGVQILERTTVQQVLVEKGHVMAVETDRGSIECEYFVNCAGQWAYELGQASETKVSVPLHGCEHFYLLTKPLQEPLPAGTPVVIDMDGRIYARPWQGGLLSGGFEKNPKPIFTEGRNQLEIQNMQEDWDHFEPMLTSLMRRMPGLETAEIHQLVNCPESFTPDMRCLMGEIPGISGYYVLAGMNSSGLSFAGGAGKYLAEWMTYGYPTANVWPLDIKRFGNLQSSRTFLRHRVMEVMPLLYELKVPRWDFQTGRQLRTSPLYDRLDTQGARWMEKHGFERPKYFVPHGKDLLSLDQSKTFYKPDWFDIVGAEVKCCKEAVCVIDMSSFTKFELTATGDQAMELLQHLCANDLDVPVGHIVHTGMLNEKGGYENDCSVVRLSKNSFFIVSPTDQQVHCWSWIKKHMPNEPQLHLEDVSWKYTALNLIGPRAMDVLAELSYVSMTPDHFPSMFCKEMSVGYANGIRVMSMTHTGEPGFMLYIPIEYALHVYNEVMSVGQKYGIRNAGYYALRSLRIEKFFAFWGQDLDAFTTPLECGREFRVKFDTDKDFLGREALLQQRQDGVFRRFVMLVLDDHDTELDLWPWWGEPIYRNGQLAGTTTSSAYSYTLERHVCLGFVSPPPGREGLPTPITPDFINRGDYEVDIAGQRYPAKAKLYPFSSLFTQQKRRKEDIELSNLQGK, from the exons ATGTGCAGCTGTGTGCGGAGCTCCAGGGCTCTGTCCCCTGCCCTGCTCCCCAGGCTGCTTCTTCCCCACGCCGGCTACAGATTATCCGGCAGGGCCCTCTGGACCTCACCGCACTGCCTGGCCGTCAATGGAGACTCccagctgctgcctctgccCAGCCAGGCCCGGGTGGTGATCTGTGGAGGAGGCATAGTGGGGACATCGGTAGCTTACCACCTGGCCAAACTGGGCTGGACTGACATTGTGCTCCTGGAGCAGGGCAG ACTTGGTGCAGGAACCACCAGACTGTGTGCTGGCATCGTCAGTGTGGCCAAGCCTATTTCCATAGAGGTTCAAATGGCCAACTACTCCAACAGCCTTTACCAGCAGCTTGAGGGGGACACTGGCATCAAAACAG gttaTGTGAAGACAGGGTCTTTGTGTTTGGCTCAAAATCAGGATCGTTTCATCTCTCTGAAGCGCCTGGCATCCCGACTAAA GGTAATGGGGATCAGCTGTAACATCATTAAACCTAAGGAAGTGGCCAAACTCCACCCTCTTGTTAATATTCATGACCTGGTAGGGGCGCTCCACCTCCCTGAAGATGCTGTGGTGTCTCCACCTGAAGTTAACCATGCCTTAGCTACGGCTGCTGCTGGACAAG GGGTTCAAATCCTGGAGCGGACCACTGTTCAGCAGGTTCTGGTGGAGAAGGGTCATGTGATGGCAGTGGAGACTGACCGGGGCTCCATTGAGTGTGAATACTTCGTCAACTGTGCGGGACAG TGGGCTTACGAGCTTGGACAGGCAAGTGAGACAAAGGTTTCTGTTCCTCTTCATGGCTGTGAACACTTCTACCTCCTCACAAAACCTCTCCAGGAGCCTCTTCCCGCTGGCACGCCAG TGGTAATCGATATGGACGGCAGGATATATGCACGGCCATGGCAGGGTGGTCTCCTGTCAGGGGGCTTTGAGAAGAATCCCAAACCCATTTTCACAGAGGGTCGTAACCAGCTGGAGATCCAGAACATGCAGGAGGACTGGGACCACTTTG AGCCAATGCTCACAtccctgatgaggaggatgcCTGGTCTAGAGACCGCTGAGATCCATCAGCTGGTCAACTGTCCGGAGTCCTTTACGCCTGATATGCGCTGCCTGATGGGGGAGATACCGGGCATCTCTGGATACTACGTGCTGGCGGGGATGAACTCCTCCGGTTTGTCTTTTGCTGGAGGAGCTGGCAA GTACCTGGCAGAGTGGATGACCTACGGCTACCCCACCGCCAACGTGTGGCCACTGGACATCAAACGCTTTGGTAACTTGCAGAGCAGCCGAACCTTCCTCAGACACAGAGTAATGGAAGTCATGC cTCTTCTGTATGAACTGAAGGTTCCTCGCTGGGACTTTCAGACTGGCCGTCAGCTAAGGACCAGTCCTCTGTACGACCGCCTGGACACTCAGGGAGCACGCTGGATGGAGAAACATGGCTTTGAGAGGCCCAAATACTTTGTTCCTCATGGGAAAG aTCTGCTCTCTCTGGACCAGAGTAAGACCTTCTACAAACCAGACTGGTTTGACATTGTTGGAGCAGAAGTGAAATGCTGCAAAGAGGCCGTGTGTGTCATTGACATGTCCTCCTTCACCAAGTTTGAACTGACT GCAACAGGAGATCAGGCtatggagctgctgcagcatctgTGTGCCAACGACCTGGATGTTCCTGTTGGACACATCGTCCACACCGGCATGTTGAACGAGAAGGGAGGTTACGAGAACGACTGCAGCGTTGTCCGCCTCAGCAAGAACAG cttttTCATTGTTTCTCCGACCGACCAGCAGGTCCACTGTTGGTCCTGGATAAAGAAACACATGCCTAATGAACCACAGCTCCACCTAGAGGATGTCAGCTGGAAGTACACAG CTTTAAATCTGATTGGACCGCGTGCAATGGATGTTTTGGCTGAGCTGTCATATGTTTCCATGACACCTGACCACTTCCCCTCCATGTTCTGTAAG GAGATGAGTGTGGGCTATGCCAACGGGATCAGAGTGATGAGTATGACTCACACTGGAGAGCCCGGCTTCATGCTCTACATCCCCATAGAG TATGCCCTGCATGTGTACAACGAGGTGATGTCAGTGGGTCAGAAGTACGGGATTCGTAACGCAGGGTACTACGCGCTGCGCAGCCTTCGCATAGAGAAGTTCTTTGCCTTCTGGGGTCAGGACCTGGACGCTTTCACCACCCCGCTGGAATGTGGACGAGAGTTCAGGGTTAAGTTTGACACG GACAAAGACTTCCTCGGCCGTGAGGCGTTGCTGCAGCAGCGTCAGGACGGTGTGTTCCGGCGGTTTGTCATGCTGGTTCTCGACGATCACGACACTGAGCTGGATCTGTGGCCGTGGTGGGGGGAGCCCATCTACCGTAACGGCCAGCTGGCCGGGACAACCACCAGCAGCGCCTATAGCTACACCCTGGAGCGCCACGTCTGCCTTGGCTTTGTATCTCCGCCACCAGGCCGAGAGGGGCTCCCCACACCCATCACCCCGGACTTCATCAACCGTGGGGACTATGAGGTGGACATTGCTGGCCAGCGCTACCCAGCCAAAGCCAAACTCTACCCCTTTAGCTCCCTGTTCACTCAACAAAAACGCCGAAAGGAGGACATTGAGCTCAGCAACCTCCAGGGGAAGTga
- the pnoca gene encoding prepronociceptin, with amino-acid sequence MKTLVALLLLCLCDPGQSDCQTDCLSCSNILPKQLCFNTMVCLIECEGSISPAFSWDLCRKVLSSPGSSLSGMLRKRSQEEVEALFPVEEEQVEGGLFLPIALQKFDQVTKALGVDERDLGGKDSQLNTAYNSQNAMSLEDEYEAEEGQEEGNADMAADGKSDVGLSFSKRFGGFVKGRHSYRKLMTPGRSYQKRYGGFIGIRKSARKWNNQKRFSQFLKQYLGMSSRANEFNSVSEDLTQQNEI; translated from the exons ATGAAGACTCtggtggctctgctgctgctctgtctgtgtgatCCTGGACAGAGTGACTGCCAGACTGACTGCCTGTCCTGCAGCAACATCCTGCCAAAACAGCTCTGTTTCAACACCATG GTGTGTCTCATTGAATGTGAAGGCAGCATCTCTCCAGCCTTCTCCTGGGACCTCTGTCGTAAGGTGCTGTCATCTCCAGGGTCCTCCCTCAGCGGTATGCTGCGGAAAAGAtctcaggaggaggtggaggcccTGTTTCCTgtagaggaggagcaggtggaagGAGGTCTGTTTCTGCCCATAGCATTGCAAAAGTTCGATCAGGTGACCAAGGCGCTCGGGGTGGATGAGAGGGATCTGGGCGGCAAAGACAGCCAGCTGAACACTGCCTACAATTCCCAGAATGCCATGTCCCTCGAGGATGAGTATGAAGCGGAAGAAGGGCAGGAAGAAGGGAATGCTGACATGGCAGCAGATGGAAAGAGTGATGTAGGGTTGAGCTTCTCCAAGAGATTTGGTGGCTTCGTCAAAGGGAGGCACAGCTACAGAAAGCTGATGACTCCGGGAAGATCATACCAGAAGAGATATGGTGGCTTCATCGGCATCCGGAAGTCGGCCCGCAAGTGGAACAACCAAAAACGTTTCAGCCAGTTTCTGAAGCAGTATCTGGGCATGAGCAGCCGGGCCAATGAGTTCAACAGTGTGTCAGAGGACCTCACCCAACAGAATGAAATTTAG
- the mrpl46 gene encoding 39S ribosomal protein L46, mitochondrial isoform X1, whose protein sequence is MAAPCAGMAGRPLGQFLSCFRRTVAVRTGLRQFSASSMCRAASQAATVTERGTSPWNLMAAVCLQRLPVISAESSPLEQRFRHMMQQMELEKSLLSDHELRLLEDAERMSRKQSDDYDSDEEDSGRDQDIVLAQDLDDSWEQKLKNFQPAPRVSADVDKDLSSVQRCLADSLVLLAEQQVGGGKLWLLPQAPWQEGETLRQTAERALASLPAAGFSATFLSNAPCGVYKYKLPKAARTDSSEGTKVFFFKAVLSDIAPTTAINAPFMWLQKSELQRYLKPAYMMKVERFILDL, encoded by the exons ATGGCGGCGCCCTGTGCAGGAATGGCAGGTCGGCCTCTGGGACAgtttctgtcttgtttcagGAGGACAGTGGCAGTGAGGACGGGGCTTCGTCAGTTTTCGGCTTCTTCTATGTGTCGGGCAGCTTCACAGGCAGCGACTGTGACGGAGAGAGGGACCTCCCCGTGGAACCTGATGGCGGCGGTGTGTCTGCAGAGGCTGCCTGTCATCTCCGCGGAGAGCAGCCCGCTGGAGCAGCGCTTCAGACACATGATGCAGCAG ATGGAGCTGGAGAAAAGCCTGCTGTCGGACCACGAGCTGCGGCTGCTGGAGGACGCTGAGAGGATGAGTCGTAAGCAGTCGGACGACTATGACTCGGATGAGGAGGACAGCGGCAGGGACCAGGACATCGTGTTAGCTCAGGACCTGGACGACTCCTGGGAGCAGAAGCTGAAGAACTTCCAGCCAGCACCGAGGGTCAGCG CTGATGTAGATAAGGACCTGTCCTCTGTTCAGCGCTGTCTGGCAGACTCTCTGGTTCTTCTGGCTGAGCAGCAGGTCGGCGGCGGGAAGCTGTGGCTGCTGCCTCAGGCTCCGTGGCAGGAGGGAGAGACGCTGCGGCAGACCGCAGAGAGAGCCCTCGCCTCCCTGCCAG CAGCTGGTTTCAGTGCAACCTTCCTCAGCAATGCCCCCTGCGGAGTGTACAAGTACAAACTGCCCAAAGCTGCTCGGACGGACAGTTCTGAGGGAACAAAGGTGTTCTTCTTCAAAGCCGTTCTGTCAGACATCGCTCCCACCACAGCCATAAACGCCCCCTTCATGTGGCTGCAGAAAAGTGAACTACAGCGCTACCTGAAGCCAGCATACATGATGAAGGTGGAACGCTTCATCCTTGACCTGTGA
- the mrpl46 gene encoding 39S ribosomal protein L46, mitochondrial isoform X2: MAAPCAGMAGRPLGQFLSCFRRTVAVRTGLRQFSASSMCRAASQAATVTERGTSPWNLMAAVCLQRLPVISAESSPLEQRFRHMMQQMELEKSLLSDHELRLLEDAERMSRKQSDDYDSDEEDSGRDQDIVLAQDLDDSWEQKLKNFQPAPRVSADVDKDLSSVQRCLADSLVLLAEQQVGGGKLWLLPQAPWQEGETLRQTAERALASLPAGFSATFLSNAPCGVYKYKLPKAARTDSSEGTKVFFFKAVLSDIAPTTAINAPFMWLQKSELQRYLKPAYMMKVERFILDL, from the exons ATGGCGGCGCCCTGTGCAGGAATGGCAGGTCGGCCTCTGGGACAgtttctgtcttgtttcagGAGGACAGTGGCAGTGAGGACGGGGCTTCGTCAGTTTTCGGCTTCTTCTATGTGTCGGGCAGCTTCACAGGCAGCGACTGTGACGGAGAGAGGGACCTCCCCGTGGAACCTGATGGCGGCGGTGTGTCTGCAGAGGCTGCCTGTCATCTCCGCGGAGAGCAGCCCGCTGGAGCAGCGCTTCAGACACATGATGCAGCAG ATGGAGCTGGAGAAAAGCCTGCTGTCGGACCACGAGCTGCGGCTGCTGGAGGACGCTGAGAGGATGAGTCGTAAGCAGTCGGACGACTATGACTCGGATGAGGAGGACAGCGGCAGGGACCAGGACATCGTGTTAGCTCAGGACCTGGACGACTCCTGGGAGCAGAAGCTGAAGAACTTCCAGCCAGCACCGAGGGTCAGCG CTGATGTAGATAAGGACCTGTCCTCTGTTCAGCGCTGTCTGGCAGACTCTCTGGTTCTTCTGGCTGAGCAGCAGGTCGGCGGCGGGAAGCTGTGGCTGCTGCCTCAGGCTCCGTGGCAGGAGGGAGAGACGCTGCGGCAGACCGCAGAGAGAGCCCTCGCCTCCCTGCCAG CTGGTTTCAGTGCAACCTTCCTCAGCAATGCCCCCTGCGGAGTGTACAAGTACAAACTGCCCAAAGCTGCTCGGACGGACAGTTCTGAGGGAACAAAGGTGTTCTTCTTCAAAGCCGTTCTGTCAGACATCGCTCCCACCACAGCCATAAACGCCCCCTTCATGTGGCTGCAGAAAAGTGAACTACAGCGCTACCTGAAGCCAGCATACATGATGAAGGTGGAACGCTTCATCCTTGACCTGTGA
- the mrps11 gene encoding 28S ribosomal protein S11, mitochondrial, translated as MFKFNCLLVGSVGNVCRQLAASLSGNGSSLCGSSGLKRTLCSSAVGLQQTSPSPDSGKATKDFSHFPPLPGQDSALRWAGKKFDELPIVHIKATYNNTHIQLTDSAGQSMVRTSCGTEGFKNIKKSTPIAAQTAGISAASKATTKGVTFVRVLVQGLGPGRLSAIKGLTMGGLEVVSITDNTPVPHNGCRPRKARRT; from the exons ATGTTCAAATTTAACTGTTTATTAGTTGGTTCTGTCGGTAACGTGTGTCGACAGCTGGCTGCCTCCCTGAGTGGGAATGGAAGCTCCCT atgtggaAGCAGCGGCCTGAAGCGGACACTGTGTAGCAGCGCGGTCGGACTCCAGCAGACTTCACCCTCCCCGGACTCCGGGAAAGCGACCAAAGACTTCAG CCATTTCCCTCCCCTGCCTGGTCAGGACAGCGCGCTGAGGTGGGCTGGGAAGAAGTTTGACGAGCTGCCCATCGTTCACATTAAAGCCACATACAACAA cacacacatacagctgaCGGACAGCGCGGGGCAGTCCATGGTCAGGACGTCTTGCGGAACAGAAGGTTTCAAGAACATCAAGAAGTCGACACCCATCGCCGCTCAGACTGCGGGCATTTCTGCTGCTTCG AAAGCCACAACGAAGGGAGTAACGTTTGTTCGAGTTCTGGTCCAAGGTCTTGGTCCTGGACGTCTG TCTGCGATCAAAGGCTTGACAATGGGAGGCCTGGAGGTGGTATCGATCACCGACAACACCCCCGTGCCACACAACGGCTGCCGCCCGCGCAAAGCCAGAAGGACGTGA